The Branchiostoma lanceolatum isolate klBraLanc5 chromosome 7, klBraLanc5.hap2, whole genome shotgun sequence nucleotide sequence TGTGGCCTTGTGGTACGCTCCGTGGTAAGACGAGTCCGGGACCCAGTAGTGGTTCCAGTTTCCATGTTTGTTTGGTCCGAACCCGTACAGGTCCACCTGACGTAAACATATCATGACAAAATAACAATATTCAAATGTGTGGCCTCCCAGAGAAGAAAGTCGGAAACGTATCAATATTATTGGCAACATTGCCGCGCAATATTAATATCTATGATCCACCAGAAAAGTAAATAATGCCGATAGAGTTTCATACAATTCAACATCTCGTGAAAAATAAAGACTTCAATTTATTCCTTACCTCATCACACACGTGTACTGCAAACAGGACCACTAAGCTGCCTGTGGAGGAATATCTCCCATGATGCTCTGTCCACTTGTCATGAACATACTTGAAGAAAGCCGGATTGTACACCAGAATCTGTGTAAGGTCaccatttgtttttatttgattgTTATGTTTGAGACAAGTCACACATCAAGTCAATGTGAGTGGCAAGTAAAACATTTTAACATGGAGGACAttgctaatacatgtagatcatgcgttcactgacaaactttcagAACTTGATCACTTATGATTAGGTAAAGCTCAATGTCTGCCTTCGCCTTTCTAGAATTGTCGACAAAACTGCCGAATCTGTGAACATTTGTTTAACTTACCTTTGATGTATTCGTCTGAATTCTACCTTTTACGCTCGTCCATGtcctgaaagaaaaagataatcaAATGGGCAAAATATCAATAGCCAAGGGTACTTAATGGCAACCGTAGTCTAGGCACAAGCATGATCATGTATGGCTGAAGTACATACAAGATTACTTACCGTTAAGGAGTGGAGGAAATGGCATTGCATGGGGCATGATGAGAGAGCCATACAGTGTAAAGACATCTAACGTCTTATTTGAAGCCCCCTAAAATGTTTAGGAGGATGCCCAATGTGACATGTCAAAGTCTATCCAACGTCCTTACCGAGTAATGGACCCGTCCGTGACGGCTGTCCTCATCCATTTGATATCTAGAGGTTTGAAGTTCAGCAGGACGAAGCTGACGTCATATGCCAAGTCCATTGCGCTCTCTGGATACATGAAACTGTGCGTAGTTTTGTTGCCAACATCCTTCTCCCAGCCCTTTATAGGAGCCCCATTCATTCTGTAAACAGAGCAAACAGataagtacatttttgtaggaTGACAATAATGAAGACCACCCATGTAATATGTACGTATATTGCCCCTAAACGTTACCATATGCAATGTAACTcttcaaaaaaatgtaattcttCCTGCTAAGAAATGTTTACCCTCACCTGAAGATCAAGTCATATCCATCGATCTCTTCCCCATAGTTGGACTGCCTCAGGTTACCAGAGTTCCCCACCACAGCACAGCGGAGACACCCTGTGAGGTTATGGGTGGCCCACGGGTCGACATCTGGCGCTCCCATGTCAAATAACGCCGCCAGGAGAGGGGCGGGGTCCTCGCCTTGGTTGCCCTGGAGACTCTGCAGCGATGATCAGGGCAGCATGAGAGTAGCACACATTACAACACACTGGTAAGTTTTCCACAAGACCCAAGGAGATGGAGATTATCCTAACAACGCTTAACATTCAAAGTAACTATTGAATTGGAAAGGTTGAAAAAGCCACTCTTTTCCTCCCCATATAAATACTCGATAGAATTATCTGTTCATCAACGCCAGAATTCGTGATTCCAAAACGTGATCTAATGTTATATAAATCACTGCAGAAAAATGACACGCTGGCACATTTGCAACCATGCCGTGACTGAATGCAGCAAACATACGGCCTGTAGTAATGCAAAGAAACCATCCTTACCATCCACCACTTTCTGGCGTCAGCAGGCAGCTCTATGTTAGCCCGTGACCAGACAGGCCTGATGTCGTCATCAAACCTGCTATCAAACCAAGACGACCGTCCCTTCTGCCATATCCTCTTACATGTCGGCTGTACCGAGGTGGGCAATGCTGGACTTTTGTCGACTGGTAATGTTCCTTCGTCTTCCTCTAACTCTCTTGACAACAGGTTGTTACTCTTTTTATCAACGACAGGGGGCGTAGTTACCTTAGTGCTTCGCGCAATCGGTGATTTCCAAGGTTGCACGTAAGAGTACGTTGCGCCTACTACAATCAGTATGAACACTATCATAGGGCCGAAGAACCTTGAATGCATCCTTAACATGTCTGCGTCAAGTCAAGAATGTTGGATGTGTGTTACAGAACCAGTGCAAATGGAGAGTCGACGGGGAACTCTAAAGCTTCCGGGATTCCAAAGTCGTCCGTAATTTTGGAATTTTCCTCACTTTGTAGTTCTTCCAATATCCTTAGTTGGAATACAGTGTCCTGTAGACGAAACGAAGAATGATATGATATGGCAAAAGGTTGCTCTGTGCACCCATTCAAGGTCTACTCATACGTGTACAAACTGGCCCTGTAAGGTCAATAACATGGTGGAACATGTTT carries:
- the LOC136439162 gene encoding CMP-N-acetylneuraminate-beta-galactosamide-alpha-2,3-sialyltransferase 2-like, producing MLRMHSRFFGPMIVFILIVVGATYSYVQPWKSPIARSTKVTTPPVVDKKSNNLLSRELEEDEGTLPVDKSPALPTSVQPTCKRIWQKGRSSWFDSRFDDDIRPVWSRANIELPADARKWWMSLQGNQGEDPAPLLAALFDMGAPDVDPWATHNLTGCLRCAVVGNSGNLRQSNYGEEIDGYDLIFRMNGAPIKGWEKDVGNKTTHSFMYPESAMDLAYDVSFVLLNFKPLDIKWMRTAVTDGSITRTWTSVKGRIQTNTSKILVYNPAFFKYVHDKWTEHHGRYSSTGSLVVLFAVHVCDEVDLYGFGPNKHGNWNHYWVPDSSYHGAYHKATGVHDSDFEHLMLEKLHSEGIITIHRGNTD